A genome region from Roseovarius sp. THAF27 includes the following:
- a CDS encoding type IV secretion system protein, protein MSVVTYFVETAEGYLNTAAETQFGAVAATVGTMLVLGTTLVVILVFINTIYQYRAMDGRTAFWLAVKIGLIGAFATNWVQFNILAAAILNGIDSTAGSLVASVGGGSPGPSGTFAEEFDDLIAALGDYLNAAGSELNWMAGALLDTLGVLLLSILGGLAAFIVVASRLMIALLIGIAPIMIFLTLFEVTKDYFARWLSALISFAMYPIVVAGVFATITGVSRALLAELGDPEGASNIGALIPFFMMVLMAKGFIIATPFLVRAISGNIMMPALSAGFGGSYAFARGLAGSQQVYNRYAIGGATGAEYAALRARQFFGVQALPSRPNTAGGPTAAPSGDATGTGARMLAQLSRLGRLGRR, encoded by the coding sequence ATGAGCGTCGTCACCTACTTCGTGGAAACGGCTGAAGGCTATCTCAATACCGCTGCCGAGACGCAATTCGGCGCAGTCGCCGCAACAGTCGGAACGATGCTCGTCCTCGGCACCACACTCGTCGTCATTCTGGTTTTCATCAACACGATCTACCAGTATCGCGCCATGGACGGTCGCACCGCCTTTTGGCTCGCCGTGAAGATCGGGCTGATAGGCGCATTTGCAACCAACTGGGTACAGTTCAACATCCTTGCTGCGGCGATCCTGAACGGGATCGACAGCACTGCCGGGTCGCTTGTGGCCTCGGTCGGCGGCGGATCACCCGGACCGTCTGGCACCTTCGCAGAGGAGTTCGATGACCTGATCGCGGCGCTCGGGGACTATTTGAATGCCGCGGGGTCTGAACTGAACTGGATGGCCGGTGCCCTGTTGGACACCCTTGGGGTTTTGCTGCTCTCAATCCTCGGTGGCTTGGCTGCGTTCATCGTCGTTGCGTCCAGGCTCATGATCGCTCTGCTGATCGGGATTGCACCGATCATGATCTTCCTGACCCTCTTTGAAGTGACCAAGGATTATTTCGCACGCTGGCTTTCGGCGCTGATTTCCTTCGCGATGTACCCTATCGTCGTGGCTGGCGTGTTCGCGACGATCACGGGGGTCTCGCGTGCGCTTCTTGCTGAGTTGGGCGACCCGGAAGGCGCCTCCAACATCGGCGCGCTCATCCCCTTCTTCATGATGGTGCTGATGGCAAAGGGATTTATCATAGCAACGCCATTCCTGGTGCGGGCGATTTCTGGAAACATCATGATGCCAGCGCTCTCAGCCGGCTTCGGCGGCAGCTATGCCTTTGCCCGAGGGCTCGCAGGAAGCCAGCAAGTCTACAACCGATACGCCATCGGAGGTGCGACTGGCGCGGAGTACGCAGCTCTGCGTGCGCGCCAATTCTTTGGTGTGCAAGCGTTGCCAAGCCGACCCAATACTGCGGGTGGGCCAACCGCAGCTCCTTCCGGTGACGCAACCGGCACAGGAGCCCGAATGCTGGCGCAGCTTTCAAGGTTGGGTCGCCTCGGCAGGCGGTGA
- a CDS encoding ATPase, T2SS/T4P/T4SS family — protein MSLSYLQTSLDRIDAAARDDVIEICINPDGSCWGEFQGDHFMRQLDQALTATEVKDLGNQIASSANTTMSKDRPIVSVSITYKGRPIRAQVITPPAVLSAMSISLRFFSSLPLDGIALDFLYGKERKLEELRLEKTRELRGVVASGVIDDALAFCVDNKLNMIVSGGTSTGKTVAARKILSHVPTEERIVTIEEAAELLPTQPNAVTLIANRDVEFQTADVLLTATLRMRPDRIILGEVRGKEAMTFLEAINTGHGGSMTTLHAETPQLAVQRLAIAALKTEIPMTYADMIQYIENSIDVIIQAGRHDGRRGITEFYLPGATETGASQ, from the coding sequence ATGTCGCTGAGCTATCTCCAGACCTCGCTCGACCGGATCGACGCCGCCGCACGTGATGATGTCATCGAGATCTGCATCAATCCCGACGGCAGCTGCTGGGGAGAGTTCCAGGGGGATCATTTCATGCGGCAGTTGGACCAGGCGTTGACCGCGACAGAAGTGAAGGATCTCGGCAACCAGATCGCCTCCTCCGCCAATACCACGATGAGCAAGGACAGGCCCATCGTCTCGGTCTCGATCACCTACAAGGGCCGGCCGATCCGGGCACAGGTCATCACCCCGCCTGCCGTGCTGTCGGCGATGTCGATCAGCCTTCGGTTCTTCTCGAGCCTGCCACTCGACGGGATCGCGCTTGATTTCCTCTATGGAAAGGAACGAAAGCTTGAAGAACTCCGCCTAGAGAAAACCCGGGAACTGCGCGGGGTCGTCGCGTCTGGCGTCATCGACGATGCACTCGCGTTCTGCGTCGACAACAAGCTCAACATGATCGTCTCTGGTGGCACCTCCACCGGCAAGACCGTTGCCGCGCGGAAGATCCTCTCTCATGTGCCTACTGAGGAACGCATCGTCACCATCGAGGAAGCCGCCGAACTTCTGCCGACCCAGCCCAATGCCGTGACCCTCATCGCCAATCGCGATGTGGAATTCCAGACAGCCGATGTTCTGCTAACTGCCACGCTACGCATGCGCCCCGACCGGATCATTCTGGGCGAGGTGCGCGGAAAGGAAGCCATGACCTTCCTCGAGGCGATCAACACCGGTCATGGCGGATCCATGACCACGCTGCACGCCGAAACCCCGCAACTCGCCGTGCAGAGGCTCGCGATCGCGGCACTCAAGACCGAGATCCCAATGACCTATGCCGACATGATCCAATATATCGAGAATTCCATCGACGTGATCATCCAGGCCGGTCGCCATGACGGCAGGCGCGGCATCACAGAATTCTACCTCCCCGGCGCAACCGAGACTGGAGCTTCCCAATGA
- a CDS encoding TrbI/VirB10 family protein produces MSDAGNTDLEKRLAALERGKGTGRLAAPRRSPLLALLVVLVIGAGGALLYLMSQPEEEEALPTATPDVFQNEGDGFGTIETLPPPDPEVVLVAPDPVEPNAELLAQLAALQAQIEELRNAPEPVVEEDTTAAEAIDALTAQIAALQSASEAAQQQFRDELTARDRELEQLRMDLELAQLEANRPLPAPVGPTEDELRAREEERMLLEEEARRLADLERRAAEERAFQQSRITSPTIAFGGTSGANETALSERTFGEVTDFVLNGALPTSVTQAEVIANPSNTIVQGTMIQAVMETALDSSLPGQTRAVVSEDVFSFDGSRLLIPRGSRLIGRYRSGVDIAQRRVTIAWDRIVLPDNQTVQISSFGGDELGRSGVTGFVDTRFDERFGSAALISLISAAPNAAASNVEGETAADVLEDLGDDLADATDSVIGDYLSIGPVIYVDQGARVTVMVDRDLELF; encoded by the coding sequence ATGAGCGACGCTGGAAACACGGATCTCGAAAAGCGCCTCGCCGCCCTTGAACGAGGCAAAGGAACAGGTCGACTCGCTGCCCCGCGGCGCTCTCCGCTGCTCGCACTGCTCGTCGTCCTCGTGATCGGAGCGGGCGGGGCATTGCTCTATCTGATGTCCCAACCAGAGGAAGAGGAAGCCCTGCCCACGGCCACGCCGGACGTGTTCCAAAACGAGGGCGACGGGTTCGGGACGATTGAAACCCTCCCTCCGCCTGATCCTGAGGTGGTGCTGGTCGCACCGGATCCGGTGGAACCCAACGCCGAGCTTCTGGCGCAGCTTGCCGCCCTTCAGGCCCAGATCGAGGAATTGCGCAACGCGCCAGAACCAGTGGTCGAAGAAGACACGACTGCCGCCGAAGCCATCGATGCGCTGACCGCCCAGATTGCCGCCCTGCAGTCCGCCTCGGAAGCCGCGCAACAGCAGTTTCGCGACGAGCTCACAGCGCGCGATCGCGAGCTGGAGCAACTCCGCATGGATCTCGAGCTGGCCCAGCTCGAAGCCAACCGCCCCCTTCCGGCACCCGTCGGTCCCACCGAGGACGAGTTGCGGGCGCGGGAAGAAGAACGCATGCTCCTCGAGGAGGAAGCAAGACGGCTTGCGGACCTCGAGCGCCGCGCAGCCGAGGAACGCGCATTTCAGCAAAGCCGCATCACCTCGCCCACCATCGCCTTTGGCGGTACTTCGGGCGCTAATGAGACGGCTCTGTCCGAACGCACTTTCGGAGAGGTGACGGATTTCGTGCTGAACGGCGCGCTGCCCACGTCGGTCACGCAGGCCGAGGTTATCGCCAATCCGTCGAACACCATTGTCCAGGGCACGATGATCCAGGCCGTCATGGAAACCGCTCTCGACAGCTCTCTGCCCGGCCAGACCCGCGCCGTGGTCTCCGAAGACGTCTTCAGCTTCGACGGTTCCCGGCTCCTGATCCCACGCGGCTCCCGTCTTATCGGGCGCTATCGATCCGGCGTTGATATCGCACAACGTCGGGTCACGATCGCCTGGGATCGGATCGTCCTGCCCGACAACCAGACCGTCCAGATCAGTTCCTTCGGAGGAGACGAACTTGGCCGCTCCGGTGTGACCGGCTTTGTCGATACCAGATTTGACGAGCGTTTTGGCTCTGCCGCGCTGATCTCTCTGATATCCGCCGCGCCGAACGCCGCCGCCTCCAATGTCGAAGGCGAGACTGCCGCCGACGTTCTCGAAGACTTGGGCGATGATCTCGCCGATGCCACCGACAGCGTCATTGGCGACTACCTTTCGATCGGACCCGTCATCTATGTCGACCAGGGGGCCCGCGTGACGGTGATGGTCGACCGCGATCTGGAGTTATTCTGA
- a CDS encoding TrbG/VirB9 family P-type conjugative transfer protein, with protein MALLPDLAFAEAIPRGGPNDNRVRLATYQEAQVYRLSVSLTHVTTVEFGEGESIRSIIAGDTEGFEIDGVPGGQAFAIKPIARGVHTNVTVYTNRRSYYFNVQETRSPTFYVVQFRYPDDHTRKGRAVAAQAPNYNYGASARTEFTPTRVWDDGTFTYFEFPRNAPVPAIFRYAKGRERTVNTQATEDGVIRVSGVNRQWVLRVGEEVVCIEATPLAGAGS; from the coding sequence ATGGCCCTCCTGCCGGACCTCGCCTTCGCCGAAGCCATCCCGCGCGGCGGGCCCAATGACAACCGGGTGCGCTTGGCCACCTACCAGGAAGCCCAGGTTTACCGTCTGAGCGTTTCACTCACCCATGTCACCACGGTCGAGTTCGGCGAAGGCGAGAGCATCCGCTCGATCATCGCAGGCGACACGGAGGGCTTCGAGATTGACGGCGTCCCCGGCGGCCAGGCCTTCGCGATCAAGCCCATCGCGCGCGGTGTCCATACCAACGTGACCGTCTACACGAACAGGCGTAGCTATTATTTCAACGTCCAGGAAACCCGCAGCCCGACCTTCTACGTGGTGCAGTTCCGCTATCCAGACGACCACACGCGCAAGGGCCGCGCCGTCGCGGCACAAGCGCCGAACTACAACTACGGTGCCAGCGCGCGCACCGAGTTCACGCCGACCCGCGTCTGGGATGACGGGACCTTCACGTATTTTGAGTTCCCGCGGAACGCGCCGGTGCCCGCGATCTTCCGCTACGCAAAGGGCCGCGAGCGCACGGTGAACACGCAGGCCACCGAGGACGGCGTGATCCGGGTGTCCGGCGTGAACAGGCAATGGGTTCTGCGGGTCGGGGAAGAGGTGGTCTGTATCGAGGCCACACCGCTAGCGGGGGCAGGCTCATGA
- a CDS encoding virB8 family protein: MASEQEIIEEELVYGALRRERLWQRLGLIGLIFGILGCLSAAAVAILDVDPPPVVVPYDPETGFALPEASVEATSVTANQAIIEAEVFRYVTDREVYNQLDNDLRIRSVLRRSDGAAESGLRQIWNSANENYPPTVYGPNARLDVEILSINRIGLSRATVRLRKRLTSINGVQTGLFTATLLFEFRPETRRSIDEVWTNPFGFTVLEYSIRSDKLEN, encoded by the coding sequence GTGGCGAGTGAACAGGAAATCATCGAAGAAGAGCTGGTCTATGGCGCGCTACGCCGTGAACGGCTCTGGCAGCGCCTTGGGCTCATCGGCCTCATCTTCGGCATCCTCGGATGCCTGAGCGCGGCGGCCGTCGCGATCCTCGATGTCGATCCTCCCCCGGTCGTTGTGCCCTATGATCCTGAGACGGGCTTTGCCCTGCCCGAAGCCTCGGTGGAAGCGACGTCTGTCACCGCCAACCAGGCGATCATCGAGGCGGAGGTGTTCCGCTACGTGACCGACCGTGAGGTCTACAACCAGCTCGACAACGATCTGCGCATCCGAAGCGTTTTGCGCCGCTCAGATGGCGCTGCCGAGAGCGGGTTACGCCAGATCTGGAACAGCGCCAATGAGAACTACCCACCGACGGTCTATGGCCCCAATGCCCGGCTCGATGTGGAAATCCTTAGTATCAATCGCATCGGTTTGAGCCGCGCCACGGTCCGCCTGCGCAAACGCCTCACATCCATCAATGGCGTCCAGACCGGTCTTTTCACAGCCACCCTTCTTTTCGAGTTCCGCCCCGAGACTCGCCGCTCCATCGATGAGGTCTGGACCAATCCCTTCGGCTTCACCGTGCTCGAATATTCTATCCGCTCCGACAAATTGGAGAATTGA
- a CDS encoding type IV secretion system protein has protein sequence MGRIFLRTALATTLGIGLHLGTPSPALAQGVPVVDTQNIAQNIQQLRQMIEDEILQNEQLTQLREHLATLTDQLGELQRTYEALTRLAELPEIIRTEMEDELNGLLDQEFGDILATIEAIKTGDFSGLSGSGAGEIETQMDRVLADLGFDDDTLSEMATSGNPGANRVATQATTGALVAAAAQNSYEDAGQSLERVDRLVALIDDMDELKESVDLNTRVTAELAIALVAMWQLEAVQTVGDGTGGVIDAATIAEEQRFMDFTLPDLRAD, from the coding sequence ATGGGACGGATTTTTCTGAGAACGGCCTTGGCCACGACGCTTGGGATTGGCCTGCATCTCGGCACACCGTCCCCTGCCCTCGCGCAAGGCGTGCCCGTCGTCGACACCCAGAACATCGCGCAAAACATCCAGCAGCTGCGGCAGATGATCGAGGACGAGATCCTGCAAAACGAGCAGCTGACTCAGCTCCGTGAACACCTTGCAACGCTCACGGACCAACTTGGCGAATTGCAACGAACCTACGAGGCCCTGACGCGCCTCGCCGAACTGCCGGAAATCATCCGCACCGAGATGGAAGACGAGCTGAACGGTCTGCTCGACCAAGAGTTCGGCGACATCCTTGCGACGATTGAGGCCATCAAGACGGGGGATTTCTCGGGCCTGTCCGGCTCCGGCGCGGGAGAAATCGAAACCCAGATGGACCGGGTACTGGCCGATCTCGGCTTTGACGACGACACCCTCTCGGAAATGGCGACCAGCGGCAATCCCGGTGCCAATCGCGTGGCGACGCAAGCCACGACCGGCGCGCTCGTCGCGGCCGCCGCCCAGAACAGCTACGAAGACGCAGGCCAATCATTGGAACGGGTCGACCGGCTGGTCGCGCTGATCGATGACATGGACGAACTCAAGGAAAGCGTCGATCTCAACACGCGCGTGACGGCGGAACTTGCCATCGCACTGGTCGCCATGTGGCAGCTCGAAGCCGTGCAAACCGTGGGCGACGGCACCGGCGGCGTGATCGATGCGGCCACCATCGCCGAGGAGCAGCGCTTCATGGATTTTACCCTACCCGACCTGCGGGCTGATTAG
- a CDS encoding lytic transglycosylase domain-containing protein: MPTNDSGLTARDIIETGDRGADLAIQSDKLSVRELIAEIEREQLDTLQRILDAQTSFGGQGLPAMVSGLENGSGDPARSVEAVYGNAEIDPNPGGAQMFGDAAENIEQLIIRVAQETGGFAGVGRAGLSPVQWRALLQALIWQESRFTIGARSPVGAFGLTQIMPGTASDLGINPEYYDSPYLQVHGGARYLATQLNTFDGNIINALAAYNAGPGRVFEYGGVPPFTETQHYVQVIPERYNLYLSRIGGIEALGTIDPALLANANLSITGHGAAFYGSNSPAAIRQAALRIQEIVERISETEDVQESIALNTYARAELVRLVAARIRLQAARTRVLSAEELAQASAHMAEGAFMEFTIREID, translated from the coding sequence GTGCCGACCAATGACAGCGGGCTGACCGCGCGCGATATCATTGAGACCGGCGATCGCGGGGCCGACCTCGCCATCCAGTCCGACAAGCTGTCCGTGCGCGAACTCATCGCCGAGATCGAACGCGAGCAGCTGGATACCCTGCAGCGCATCCTCGATGCCCAGACCAGCTTTGGTGGTCAGGGCCTGCCGGCTATGGTCTCGGGGCTGGAGAACGGCAGCGGTGATCCCGCACGTTCTGTCGAAGCCGTCTATGGAAATGCCGAGATCGATCCCAATCCCGGCGGCGCGCAGATGTTCGGGGATGCCGCCGAGAATATCGAGCAGCTCATCATCCGCGTGGCCCAGGAGACCGGCGGATTTGCAGGCGTGGGGCGCGCGGGTCTATCGCCGGTCCAATGGCGCGCCCTGCTGCAGGCGTTGATCTGGCAGGAAAGCCGCTTCACCATCGGTGCCCGCTCGCCGGTCGGCGCCTTCGGCCTCACCCAGATCATGCCCGGCACCGCGAGCGATCTCGGCATCAACCCGGAATACTATGACAGCCCCTACCTGCAGGTGCATGGCGGCGCGCGGTACCTCGCAACGCAACTGAACACCTTCGACGGAAACATCATCAACGCGCTCGCGGCCTACAACGCCGGACCCGGCCGGGTGTTCGAATATGGTGGGGTGCCGCCTTTCACTGAGACCCAGCACTACGTCCAGGTCATCCCCGAACGCTACAATCTCTATCTGAGCCGCATCGGTGGGATCGAAGCGCTTGGCACGATCGACCCCGCACTTCTCGCCAATGCGAACCTCTCGATCACCGGGCATGGGGCCGCCTTTTATGGCAGCAACTCGCCCGCCGCGATCCGCCAAGCCGCCCTACGCATCCAAGAAATCGTCGAGCGGATTTCCGAAACCGAAGACGTTCAGGAAAGCATCGCGCTCAATACCTATGCCCGCGCCGAACTCGTACGTCTCGTTGCCGCCCGCATCAGACTTCAGGCAGCACGGACCCGAGTCCTTTCCGCCGAAGAGCTGGCGCAGGCCAGCGCCCACATGGCCGAAGGCGCCTTCATGGAATTCACGATCAGGGAGATTGACTGA
- a CDS encoding type IV secretion system DNA-binding domain-containing protein, with protein sequence MRHSEVLDEALDTRTMTPDWYARETRLAHMLPYVSLVDDRTVRTRVNELFQCIRLDGVNSYTTDDAYLDKVTALFARIIAQLGPEFSYYVHKVSKAITPDLEPVREDSFAGEVDRLWHAKLETSGLRDKTLTLTVIHRPPPKSVLPFLNRSAPDRLKEATEKRLRRLGEAVSVFLAGLTELNPRVLTAKSGELIGFLGALNTGQELPLYPANTFGFLSFNVANTRVTFQGDHFELSEGVVGHRYGKSFTIGEYSETTSCTMFDMLNLPVDMIVTHSFTPINSNLMAGRIKRQKRQMLASQDAALSLMEALDIAADDLEAKRQSFGEHHMVVTIFCDTLDKLQTLSAEIVNAAAAEGVKMIGERVAAKAHYLSQHPGNQTKRVRASAITNRNFADFAAFHRTQLGKPAEKTPWGKVITYLPTPEQSAYRFSYHEQGSPEKEPTSGHTLIMGRPGSGKSVLSAFLMTQARRAGARIFVFDYRLGMEMAVRANGGRYASLKAGQPTGLNPLWTETDARGTAWLSDWLATLLHRADKPLTPAQTNRIQEVVRQNAQATNPALRNWRDFASLFVSTDDGGDLYQRLLEWTEEGRYGWIFGQTLEDTFSLEGDVVGFDLTGILDSEAEKERMAVLSYLFRRVEREIEDRRPTIIVIDEAWKALDNAYFAERLSNWLVTARKQNTVAVMMTQYASQLERTRTGKTIVEAVPTQILLPNIRAHAADYAMLNLYEKELDVLLNTGSDSRLALIRDDQGSIVVDADLSALGPNLTILGGMEKGEALVGADYRDRPDFWRLS encoded by the coding sequence ATGCGCCATAGTGAAGTTCTCGACGAAGCCCTCGATACCCGGACCATGACGCCGGACTGGTATGCCCGCGAAACCCGCCTCGCGCATATGCTTCCTTACGTCAGTCTGGTCGATGACCGAACGGTGCGGACGCGGGTCAACGAGCTCTTCCAGTGCATCCGGCTCGATGGGGTCAACAGCTATACGACGGATGATGCCTATCTCGACAAGGTGACCGCGCTCTTTGCCCGGATCATCGCGCAGCTGGGGCCGGAGTTCAGCTACTATGTCCACAAGGTCTCCAAGGCGATCACGCCGGACCTCGAGCCAGTGCGCGAGGACAGTTTTGCTGGAGAAGTTGACCGCCTCTGGCACGCGAAACTCGAAACCAGCGGCCTGCGCGACAAGACCCTGACCCTCACGGTGATCCATCGCCCGCCTCCGAAAAGCGTCCTGCCATTCCTGAACCGCAGCGCGCCGGATCGCCTCAAGGAAGCAACCGAGAAGCGCCTGCGCCGTCTGGGCGAGGCCGTGAGTGTCTTCCTGGCAGGCCTGACGGAGCTGAATCCGCGCGTGCTAACCGCCAAAAGCGGCGAACTCATCGGCTTTCTGGGAGCCCTCAACACCGGCCAGGAACTGCCGCTTTATCCGGCGAACACCTTCGGCTTCCTGTCCTTCAACGTCGCCAATACCCGCGTGACGTTTCAAGGAGATCATTTCGAGCTTTCCGAAGGCGTCGTGGGGCATCGTTACGGCAAGAGTTTCACCATCGGGGAATATTCCGAGACCACCTCCTGCACCATGTTTGACATGCTGAACCTGCCGGTAGACATGATCGTCACCCATTCCTTCACACCGATCAATTCGAACCTCATGGCGGGTCGCATCAAGCGGCAAAAAAGGCAGATGCTGGCCAGCCAGGACGCCGCCCTCTCGCTGATGGAAGCGCTTGATATCGCCGCCGATGATCTGGAGGCCAAGCGGCAGAGCTTCGGCGAGCACCACATGGTCGTGACAATCTTCTGCGATACGCTCGACAAGCTACAAACCCTCAGCGCCGAGATCGTCAACGCGGCCGCCGCCGAGGGCGTGAAGATGATCGGGGAGCGCGTCGCCGCCAAGGCGCATTACCTGAGCCAGCATCCCGGCAACCAGACCAAGCGCGTGCGTGCCAGTGCCATCACCAACCGCAACTTCGCGGATTTCGCGGCGTTTCACCGGACGCAGCTCGGCAAACCAGCGGAGAAGACCCCCTGGGGCAAGGTCATCACCTATCTGCCCACTCCTGAGCAGAGCGCCTATCGATTTTCCTATCACGAGCAAGGCAGCCCCGAGAAAGAGCCGACCAGCGGGCATACACTGATCATGGGGCGACCCGGTTCGGGCAAATCGGTGCTTTCGGCATTCCTCATGACACAGGCCCGTCGAGCAGGGGCGCGGATCTTCGTCTTCGATTATCGTCTTGGTATGGAGATGGCGGTCCGCGCCAATGGCGGGCGCTATGCGTCTTTGAAAGCCGGCCAACCCACCGGTCTCAATCCGCTCTGGACCGAGACCGATGCGCGTGGCACGGCATGGCTCTCGGACTGGCTCGCCACCTTGCTCCATCGCGCCGACAAGCCGCTCACGCCTGCGCAGACCAACCGCATCCAGGAAGTCGTGCGCCAGAACGCGCAGGCCACGAACCCGGCCCTTAGGAACTGGCGGGATTTCGCATCGCTGTTCGTCTCCACCGACGATGGCGGCGATCTGTACCAGCGATTGCTCGAATGGACCGAAGAGGGCCGCTACGGCTGGATCTTCGGACAGACGCTGGAGGACACGTTTTCGCTGGAAGGCGATGTGGTGGGCTTCGATCTCACCGGCATTCTCGACAGCGAGGCCGAGAAGGAGCGCATGGCCGTCCTCTCCTATCTCTTCCGCCGGGTGGAGCGCGAGATCGAGGACCGTCGCCCCACTATCATCGTGATCGACGAGGCCTGGAAGGCCCTCGATAACGCGTATTTCGCCGAACGGCTGTCGAACTGGCTGGTCACCGCGCGCAAGCAGAACACCGTCGCGGTGATGATGACCCAATACGCCAGTCAGCTCGAGCGCACGCGCACCGGCAAGACCATCGTCGAGGCCGTGCCGACGCAAATCTTGCTCCCAAACATCAGGGCGCACGCCGCCGATTACGCGATGCTGAACCTCTATGAGAAGGAACTCGACGTGCTTCTCAACACCGGCAGCGACAGCCGCCTCGCGCTCATCCGCGATGATCAGGGCTCCATTGTCGTCGATGCCGATCTGAGCGCCCTCGGGCCCAATCTCACCATCCTCGGCGGCATGGAAAAAGGCGAGGCGCTCGTCGGCGCCGATTACCGCGACCGTCCTGACTTCTGGAGGCTTTCATGA
- a CDS encoding type IV secretion system protein VirB3: MAERSPLFLGLVRPPKLLGLPIMYAMVWLFGSVLLFVWVQHIAILGVAALLYPVLWKAADWDPRFIDVMMTALQETPPTRNRSIHGGDSYAP, encoded by the coding sequence GTGGCTGAACGGTCACCCCTTTTTCTCGGCCTCGTGCGGCCGCCGAAGCTTCTGGGCCTGCCCATCATGTATGCGATGGTCTGGCTCTTCGGCTCGGTGCTCCTGTTCGTCTGGGTCCAGCATATCGCGATACTGGGCGTGGCCGCTCTGCTCTACCCGGTGCTCTGGAAGGCCGCCGATTGGGATCCGCGTTTTATCGACGTGATGATGACGGCACTGCAGGAGACGCCGCCGACGCGGAACCGCTCCATCCATGGCGGGGACAGCTATGCGCCATAG
- a CDS encoding TrbC/VirB2 family protein, with protein sequence MRHTSNGFIASLALFLLIAEPALAQSIDLSPIQSLLQGIVDALTGPLGVVIATLAVLGVFLSWFFNIIDLRQALWVLVGIAGVAAAPTIVAAVFGGG encoded by the coding sequence ATGAGACATACATCTAACGGGTTTATTGCCTCGCTTGCGCTCTTCCTGCTCATTGCAGAACCGGCCCTCGCGCAGAGCATCGATCTCTCCCCGATCCAGAGCCTCTTACAAGGTATCGTCGATGCGCTGACCGGGCCGCTCGGCGTTGTTATCGCCACGCTCGCCGTTCTAGGCGTCTTCCTAAGCTGGTTCTTCAACATCATCGATCTGCGCCAGGCGCTCTGGGTGCTTGTCGGGATCGCCGGTGTTGCCGCCGCTCCCACCATCGTTGCCGCGGTCTTTGGCGGTGGCTGA
- a CDS encoding lytic transglycosylase domain-containing protein gives MVLVMESDGSLSPSRSQDSFARNYNDGIGQGSASDDLAIFGERDAEPDDVQLAAFSRPALLPRADVLTAIEVTALRYAGHPGLRRAELSIRAWLTLYRANIEVESAYRQNVISHAGAIGLGQLMPATARVLNVDPHDPLQNLDGSARYLAMMLETFGDPRLALAAYNAGPDAVRQHGGIPPYRETQNHVARVMAVVVRLEGSNS, from the coding sequence ATGGTGCTGGTCATGGAGAGCGATGGGTCTCTGTCCCCGTCGCGTTCCCAAGACAGCTTTGCCCGCAATTACAATGACGGCATCGGTCAGGGGTCAGCATCCGACGATCTGGCAATCTTTGGCGAACGGGACGCTGAGCCAGATGACGTTCAGCTAGCAGCCTTCTCGCGGCCTGCTCTCCTGCCCCGCGCCGATGTTCTCACGGCCATTGAGGTCACCGCCCTTCGCTACGCAGGGCATCCCGGGCTGCGCCGCGCGGAGCTCTCGATCCGAGCTTGGCTGACCCTCTACCGCGCCAATATCGAGGTCGAGAGCGCCTACCGGCAGAATGTGATCTCACATGCGGGTGCCATCGGCCTTGGTCAATTGATGCCCGCAACGGCGCGCGTTCTGAACGTTGACCCGCATGACCCGCTTCAGAATCTCGACGGGTCTGCCCGCTACCTCGCGATGATGCTGGAAACGTTCGGCGATCCTCGGCTCGCGCTCGCAGCCTACAACGCGGGCCCAGACGCGGTTCGCCAGCACGGCGGCATTCCCCCCTACCGAGAAACCCAGAACCACGTGGCCCGTGTCATGGCCGTCGTGGTCCGATTGGAAGGATCAAATTCATGA